From Cronobacter turicensis z3032, the proteins below share one genomic window:
- the ascG gene encoding HTH-type transcriptional regulator ascG, which translates to MSTMQEVAKKAGVSKATVSRVLSGKGYVSEETRKQVFEAIDATGYRPNLLARNLATNTSQCIGMVVTNTLYSGSYFSEILSRAAKKLEENGRQLILVDGKHSAREEREAIEFLLDLRCDAIILYPRFLGVDDIDDIISQTRQPVMVVNRKLRKHQSHCVCCDHKGASFNATRALLERGHREIAFITGSPDSPTALERLAGYKEALRQHGITPAPSLIVEGKWTPASGAQAVNTLLESGVAFSGLIASNDDMAVGALKALTDAGVQVPQQVSLIGFDNSPTAPFLSPALASVKDPVTDMVHETINRLIAMLDGGYLSRDNLFVSELILRDSVGNGPYCARS; encoded by the coding sequence ATGTCGACAATGCAGGAAGTGGCCAAAAAAGCAGGCGTATCAAAGGCCACCGTGTCTCGCGTGCTGTCCGGCAAAGGGTATGTGAGCGAGGAAACCCGCAAACAGGTGTTCGAAGCCATCGACGCGACCGGCTACCGGCCTAACCTGCTGGCGCGCAATCTGGCGACCAATACCTCCCAGTGTATCGGGATGGTGGTCACCAACACGCTGTACAGCGGCAGTTACTTCAGCGAAATCCTCTCGCGCGCGGCGAAAAAGCTGGAAGAAAATGGCCGCCAGTTGATTCTGGTGGACGGTAAACACAGCGCCCGCGAAGAGCGCGAGGCGATTGAGTTTCTGCTCGATTTACGCTGCGACGCCATCATCCTCTACCCGCGCTTTCTCGGCGTTGACGACATCGACGACATCATCAGCCAGACCCGCCAGCCGGTGATGGTGGTGAACCGCAAGCTGCGTAAACATCAGAGCCACTGCGTCTGCTGCGACCACAAAGGCGCCAGCTTTAACGCCACCCGCGCGCTGCTTGAGCGCGGACACCGCGAGATCGCATTTATTACCGGCTCGCCTGACTCCCCTACCGCGCTGGAGCGTCTGGCGGGCTACAAAGAGGCGCTGCGCCAGCACGGCATTACGCCCGCGCCATCGCTGATTGTGGAAGGCAAATGGACGCCGGCAAGCGGCGCGCAGGCGGTGAATACGCTGCTGGAAAGTGGCGTGGCATTCAGCGGGCTTATCGCCAGCAACGACGATATGGCGGTCGGCGCGCTGAAAGCGCTGACGGACGCGGGGGTTCAGGTGCCGCAGCAGGTGTCGCTGATAGGCTTTGACAACAGCCCCACCGCGCCCTTTTTAAGCCCGGCGCTCGCCAGCGTCAAAGACCCCGTCACCGACATGGTTCACGAGACGATAAACCGCCTGATCGCCATGCTCGATGGCGGTTATCTCTCACGCGACAACCTGTTCGTTTCAGAGCTTATCCTGCGCGATTCGGTGGGGAACGGGCCTTACTGTGCCCGCTCGTAA